Proteins encoded by one window of Campylobacter concisus:
- a CDS encoding ABC transporter six-transmembrane domain-containing protein, with protein MQNNAFKTLKSIATEHNKKLLLTFALVLAENGLFLAYPIFAGFAINAIIQGNTLNALIYALFVLIAWLVGAIRRRVDTQVFANIYAKLAVNVIMNEKQNAKDDSAIIARVALSREFVNFFETHFPMFFTSVISIIGSAFMLIFVEPKVAVACFVVMTFFLIFLPRYIKKNDDLYLRLNDRLEKEAKVIGVFNKSTLNRHYDVVSKFRIAISNREAMSYFIIGISASLLFLVAIIVLSSQQTNAGHIYSVMTYIWNFVISLDDSPKLIEEFSNLKDIGKRIDAQKKDNDAQQERS; from the coding sequence TTGCAAAATAACGCCTTTAAAACGCTAAAGAGCATAGCGACCGAGCACAACAAAAAGCTCCTTTTGACCTTTGCTTTGGTGCTAGCAGAGAACGGACTTTTTCTAGCTTATCCGATATTTGCGGGCTTTGCGATCAACGCAATCATACAGGGAAATACATTAAATGCCCTCATTTACGCACTTTTTGTGCTCATAGCGTGGCTTGTAGGAGCCATTAGGCGCCGCGTGGATACGCAAGTTTTTGCAAATATCTACGCAAAGCTTGCTGTAAATGTCATCATGAATGAAAAACAAAATGCCAAAGACGACTCCGCCATCATCGCTAGAGTAGCGCTCTCACGAGAATTTGTAAATTTCTTTGAGACACATTTTCCTATGTTTTTTACATCGGTCATTTCGATCATCGGCTCAGCGTTTATGCTCATCTTTGTCGAGCCAAAGGTCGCTGTGGCGTGCTTTGTAGTGATGACCTTTTTTCTTATATTTTTACCAAGATATATCAAGAAAAATGACGACCTTTATCTTCGCTTAAATGACCGCCTAGAAAAAGAGGCAAAAGTGATAGGTGTTTTTAACAAAAGCACGCTAAATAGGCACTACGACGTCGTTTCTAAATTTCGTATAGCGATCTCAAATAGGGAGGCGATGAGCTATTTTATCATCGGCATTAGCGCTTCGCTACTCTTTTTGGTGGCGATAATAGTGCTAAGCTCGCAGCAGACAAATGCCGGCCACATCTACTCTGTGATGACCTATATATGGAATTTCGTCATCAGTCTTGACGACTCGCCAAAGCTCATCGAGGAATTTTCAAATTTAAAAGATATAGGCAAGAGGATTGACGCCCAAAAGAAGGATAATGATGCACAACAAGAGCGTTCTTAG